The following proteins are co-located in the Colletotrichum lupini chromosome 4, complete sequence genome:
- a CDS encoding 2Fe-2S iron-sulfur cluster binding domain-containing protein: protein MSSTRLSTSLCRMAASASRLARPVQRQTRSIHSQITSKRTTQLPSRQLQWPSARAFSASAAQAHGHITPPKAGEELWVTFVDKDGDEFKIAVSEGDNLLDVAQDNDLEMEGACGGSCACSTCHVIVAEEEYYEKMPEPEDDENDMLDLAFGLTETSRLGCQITMTKELDGLKIKLPSMTRNLQASDFK from the exons ATGTCTTCAACCAGACTCAGCACAAGCCTCTGCAGGATGGCTGCCAGCGCATCCCGACTGGCCCGCCCAGTGCAACGGCAGACCCGAAGCATCCACAGCCAGATCACATCCAAGAGGACAACACAGCTTCCCTCCAGACAGCTTCAGTGGCCCTCAGCGCGTGCTTTCTCGGCTTCGGCTGCCCAGGCGCATGGCCACATCACCCCTCCGAAGGCCGGCGAAGA GTTGTGGGTAACATTCGTTGACAAGGACGGAGACGAGTTCAAGATCGCTGTAAGCGAAGGGGATAACCTTCTTGACGTTGCGCAGGACAATGACTTGGAGATGGAGG GTGCTTGCGGAGGCTCTTGCGCTTGCTCAACGTGCCACGTGATCGTTGCCGAAGAGGAATACTACGAGAAGATGCCCGAGCCCGAAGATGACGAGAACGACATGCTCGACCTGGCCTTTGGATTGACCGAGACGAGTCGATTGGGCTGCCAGATAACCATGACAAAGGAGCTAGACGGCCTCAAGATTAAGCTGCCCTCGATGACACGGAACCTTCAGGCCAGCGACTTCAAATAA